In Mycolicibacterium alvei, a single window of DNA contains:
- a CDS encoding Rv1476 family membrane protein: protein MTGPHVIPFLPAYIPVEVCDTVGLDATQPDGLAKCMAAVQADVRDDGVSAPAADVEALRQVVSDARQEGIDLKIVVLPSNPGIDTPLRDIATEVGHANPGATVLALSPSFAGTYSPTIDRVTLEAGQDVAKTGNPVLSAKNFVGEISAPDFPWTTLAIALVLGVAAAAAFTRVLQRRSKQSAGSEASRTSSE, encoded by the coding sequence GTGACCGGACCCCATGTCATCCCGTTCCTGCCGGCCTACATTCCGGTCGAGGTGTGCGACACCGTAGGACTCGATGCAACCCAACCCGACGGGCTGGCGAAGTGCATGGCGGCCGTGCAGGCCGACGTTCGCGATGACGGTGTCAGTGCCCCCGCCGCCGATGTCGAAGCCCTGCGTCAGGTGGTCAGCGATGCCCGACAGGAGGGCATCGACCTCAAGATCGTCGTGCTGCCGAGTAACCCGGGTATCGACACCCCCCTGCGGGATATCGCGACTGAGGTCGGGCATGCCAATCCGGGCGCGACCGTCCTGGCGCTGAGCCCGTCGTTCGCCGGCACGTACAGTCCGACGATCGATCGGGTGACTTTGGAAGCGGGACAGGACGTCGCCAAGACCGGTAATCCGGTGTTATCCGCAAAGAATTTCGTCGGCGAGATTTCCGCCCCGGATTTCCCCTGGACCACACTCGCGATCGCATTGGTCCTCGGCGTCGCCGCCGCGGCCGCCTTCACCCGGGTTCTGCAGCGCCGCAGCAAACAATCGGCCGGGTCAGAGGCATCGCGCACCTCCTCGGAGTAG